The following proteins are encoded in a genomic region of Vigna radiata var. radiata cultivar VC1973A unplaced genomic scaffold, Vradiata_ver6 scaffold_7, whole genome shotgun sequence:
- the LOC106753786 gene encoding syntaxin-22: MSFQDIQGGPHPQYRRNQSPAQAVAAGIFQINTSVATFRRLVDAVGTVKDTPEHRQKLHNTRQRILQQVKDTSAKLKSLSESDRGANSNASQKIEDAKLARDFQTTLQEFQKVQQLASERESAYTPASASSTLPISSGSGEESTGIDVESQPFIREQKRQEILLLDNEISFNEAMIDEREQGIREVEEQIGQANEIFKDLAVLVHDQGVVIDDIQSNIDASAGATTQARVQLAKASKSVKTRTSWCWWVLVIVVVVLVILLIVLIL, translated from the exons ATGAGTTTTCAAGACATCcaaggtggaccccaccctcaaTATCGCCGGAACCAGTCGCCGGCGCAGGCCGTCGCTGCCGGAATTTTCCAGATCAACACTTCCGTCGCCACTTTCCGGCGACTCGTTGATGCCGTCGGAACCGTTAAAGACACTCCCGAACACCGTCAGAAGCT GCACAATACGAGGCAGAGGATATTGCAACAGGTGAAGGATACTTCTGCTAAGCTCAAATCCTTGAGTGAATCTGATCGTGGTGCTAATTCCAAT GCTAGTCAGAAAATTGAAGATGCTAAGCTTGCTAGAGATTTTCAAACGACATTGCAAGAGTTTCAGAAAGTACAACAGCTTGCTTCTGAGCGAGAATCTGCTTACACCCCTGCCTCCGCCTCTTCTACTTTACCAATAAG CTCTGGCTCTGGTGAAGAATCGACTGGAATAGATGTCGAAAGTCAACCTTTTATTAGAGAGCAGAAGAG GCAAGAGATACTTCTATTGGATAATGAAATATCATTCAACGAGGCCATGATTGATGAAAGAGAACAAGGAATTAGAGAGGTAGAAGAGCAAATTGGACAAGCAAATGAAATATTCAAGGACCTTGCTGTTCTTGTTCATGATCAGGGAGTTGTTATTG ATGACATTCAATCAAATATTGATGCTTCTGCTGGTGCAACAACCCAAGCTAGGGTCCAGCTAGCCAAGGCTTCCAAAAGTGTGAAAACCAGAACCTCATGG TGTTGGTGGGTGCTTgtaattgttgttgttgtgctGGTCATATTACTTATTGTACTCATTCTTTAG